From one Magnolia sinica isolate HGM2019 chromosome 18, MsV1, whole genome shotgun sequence genomic stretch:
- the LOC131233644 gene encoding 14 kDa proline-rich protein DC2.15-like, producing the protein MASKTFATTAIFLSLNLLFFSLVTSTYVPCPPAAPKPHHKHHDKHPSCPKDTLKLGVCADLLGLVNVVIGSPPTLPCCSLLEGLADLEAAVCLCTAIKANILGINLNIPVSLSLLLNTCGKKYPSGFQCA; encoded by the coding sequence ATGGCTTCAAAGACATTTGCAACAACAGcaatttttctctctctcaacctTCTGTTCTTCTCTTTGGTTACGTCTACGTACGTTCCATGCCCACCAGCTGCACCTAAGCCTCACCACAAGCACCATGACAAGCACCCATCATGCCCAAAAGATACACTGAAGCTAGGTGTATGTGCGGACCTGCTGGGGCTGGTGAATGTGGTGATTGGCTCCCCACCAACCCTCCCATGTTGCTCTCTGCTCGAAGGACTGGCCGATCTTGAAGCTGCTGTCTGCCTTTGCACAGCCATTAAAGCTAATATCTTGGGCATTAACCTTAATATCCCAGTGTCCCTCAGCTTGCTCTTGAACACATGTGGCAAGAAGTACCCATCTGGCTTCCAATGCGCTTAG